Proteins encoded by one window of Streptomyces sp. NBC_01477:
- a CDS encoding MarR family transcriptional regulator, whose protein sequence is MDSTLPGATSAASAARRRRRLNHRIRDGLRDLSVQLALLNHQIGMQLDLRDADLECLDLISRYGPIGPTALAKRAGMHPATLTGVLDRLERGNWVVRTPNPTDRRAVLVQVVKERAAEVTYLFSGLNTAVDGICAEYDDDELVLIADFLLRTARAGRIATDELADS, encoded by the coding sequence ATGGATTCCACACTCCCCGGGGCCACGTCGGCCGCGTCGGCGGCACGGCGGCGGAGGCGACTGAACCACAGGATCAGGGACGGGCTGCGCGATCTGAGCGTCCAGCTGGCGCTGCTGAACCACCAGATCGGTATGCAGCTCGATCTGCGCGACGCCGACCTGGAATGCCTGGACCTGATCAGCCGGTACGGACCGATCGGTCCGACTGCCCTTGCCAAACGCGCCGGTATGCACCCCGCCACCCTGACCGGCGTCCTCGACCGGCTGGAGCGCGGCAACTGGGTCGTGCGCACCCCGAACCCGACCGACCGCCGGGCCGTCCTGGTGCAGGTCGTCAAGGAGCGCGCGGCCGAGGTGACGTATCTCTTCTCCGGGCTGAACACCGCGGTCGACGGGATCTGCGCCGAGTACGACGACGACGAGCTGGTCCTGATCGCTGACTTCCTGCTGCGTACGGCACGCGCCGGGCGGATCGCCACCGACGAACTGGCCGACAGCTGA